One region of Silene latifolia isolate original U9 population unplaced genomic scaffold, ASM4854445v1 scaffold_57, whole genome shotgun sequence genomic DNA includes:
- the LOC141639802 gene encoding protein FAR1-RELATED SEQUENCE 5-like, with amino-acid sequence MCFYVVYAISCGFEPRLHTTKRTRSGELLRTRSGELLRKSIVCNRQGFRDNKRKLKCPAQVVDTDSTVKTQVSRNVKVTRIGCPAMMRVEAVEGGGYRVDQFVAVHNHRLLSVIDKDFHKVVRQFSSFQKKLIIDNSKLNIGADKSFQLCKVYADGYANVGATLTDFKNFARDVKCYITLQDSTLFINNLEELKKMKPGFYFAYEVDDDQCLSRVFWADAECMRNYSIFGDGLSYDATYGTNKYRMKFTPFTGVDHHKRSVMFACALLAHEDEDSFAWCFKIFLDCMDKKEPLCLVTDQDPGMLLAIPKVFKTARHRFCMWHIMEKVSAKVGAITCKETDFLSRLNSVVWDSSLEPMEFEQKWLEVMKDFDLDGHKWLSSMFRDKHLWIPGFFRDMPMGSLLRTTQRSESANSFFKRYQNHYGTLVELWMRYETAIEQQRYLQKFLDNDSEHNLPVTTPSPTKIELHAASVYTHKVFYHVQA; translated from the coding sequence ATGTGTTTTTATGTTGTGTATGCAATTTCCTGTGGGTTTGAACCAAGGCTGCATACCACAAAACGTACCCGTTCTGGTGAATTACTTAGGACCCGTTCTGGTGAATTACTTAGGAAATCGATTGTTTGTAATCGTCAAGGCTTTAGAGATAATAAAAGGAAACTGAAGTGTCCTGCTCAAGTGGTTGACACTGATTCTACTGTTAAGACTCAAGTTTCAAGGAATGTTAAAGTTACTAGGATTGGGTGTCCAGCAATGATGAGAGTCGAAGCGGTTGAGGGTGGAGGTTATAGAGTCGATCAATTTGTTGCTGTTCATAATCACCGTCTTCTTTCTGTTATAGACAAAGACTTCCATAAAGTTGTCAGGCAGTTTTCTAGTTTCCAAAAAAAGTTAATAATTGATAATTCAAAGTTGAATATTGGGGCAGACAAGAGTTTTCAACTTTGCAAAGTATATGCAGATGGTTATGCTAATGTTGGAGCGACTTTGACAGATTTTAAGAATTTTGCAAGGGATGTCAAATGTTATATAACTTTACAAGATTCAACTCTTTTCATCAATAACCTTGAAGAGTTAAAAAAAATGAAACCTGGTTTTTATTTTGCGTATGAGGTTGATGATGATCAGTGTTTGAGCAGGGTGTTTTGGGCAGATGCTGAGTGTATGAGGAATTATTCTATATTTGGGGATGGGCTTAGCTATGACGCTACTTATGGAACCAATAAATATCGTATGAAATTCACCCCGTTTACTGGAGTTGATCACCATAAGCGGTCTGTTATGTTTGCGTGTGCTTTACTTGCTCATGAGGATGAAGATTCTTTTGCTTGgtgtttcaaaatttttttgGACTGTATGGATAAAAAAGAACCTTTATGTCTCGTCACAGACCAAGACCCTGGGATGTTACTTGCCATTCCTAAAGTCTTTAAAACAGCCCGTCATCGtttttgcatgtggcacattatgGAGAAAGTCAGTGCTAAAGTGGGTGCAATCACATGCAAAGAAACTGATTTCCTATCTCGTTTGAATTCTGTTGTGTGGGATTCTAGTTTAGAACCAATGGAGTTTGAGCAGAAGTGGCTTGAAGTTATGAAGGACTTCGACCTTGATGGCCATAAATGGCTTTCTAGTATGTTTCGTGATAAGCATCTCTGGATTCCAGGATTCTTTAGGGACATGCCAATGGGAAGCCTATTAAGGACAACTCAGAGATCCGAGAGTGCAAATTCCTTCTTTAAGCGTTATCAGAATCACTATGGAACTTTGGTTGAGTTATGGATGCGGTATGAAACAGCCATTGAACAACAACGTTACTTACAAAAATTTCTAGACAATGACAGTGAGCACAATTTACCAGTTACTACTCCATCGCCGACTAAGATTGAGTTACATGCTGCATCTGTCTATACTCATAAAGTTTTTTATCATGTGCAAGCTTAA
- the LOC141639803 gene encoding uncharacterized protein LOC141639803, with product MLSVLANFLKVKVYFADMFFWVLSANLLKSIPGKYIVPRWCKVSYRNPFSILPGNLVEDCEPADVINMEISNVWSEFYSTIGVAKTLYVDRIKELAATLKTFREEVSPVSLEVSSKEKEIEQLLGFTNSSEVTILPPKISNNKGSGKRLLSTRKEAIAKSQKPKRLCACCKEMVNHDKRNCPKQDIYSGTSEEDV from the exons ATGTTAAGTGTACTTGCAAACTTTTTGAAAGTAAAGGTCTACTTTGCAGACATGTTTTTTTGGGTTTTGTCAGCTAACCTTCTTAAAAGCATTCCTGGCAAATACATTGTCCCTCGCTGGTGCAAGGTTTCTTATAGAAATCCTTTTTCAATTCTCCCCGGGAATCTCGTCGAGGATTGTGAGCCTGCTGATGTTATTAACATGGAGATTTCTAATGTGTGGTCAGAGTTTTATTCTACAATTGGTGTTGCGAAAACTCTTTATGTAGATCGAATTAAAGAATTAGCTGCAACTTTGAAGACTTTTAGAGAGGAAGTCAGTCCTGTATCATTAGAGGTATCATCCAAGGAGAAAGAGATAGAGCAATTGTTGGGCTTCACAAATTCTTCAGAAGTTACAATCTTACCACCAAAAATCTCAAATAACAAGGGCAGCGGGAAAAGGCTTTTATCTACCAGGAAGGAGGCTATAGCGAAATCACAGAAGCCCAAAAGACTGTGCGCCTGCTGCAAAGAAATGGTGAACCATGACAAACGCAATTGTCCTAAACAGGATATATATTCG GGCACTTCTGAAGAGGATGTTTGA